The proteins below are encoded in one region of Geoalkalibacter ferrihydriticus DSM 17813:
- the aat gene encoding leucyl/phenylalanyl-tRNA--protein transferase, whose translation MPVYQLIADPVFPPVELAEEGGLLAVGGDLNPQRLLLAYSMGIFPWFNEGDPILWWSPDPRFILELNELRISRSLAKILRRKLFTVTFDQAFEQVIDACAGVRAQAEGTWITPEMKASYLRLHEMGHAHSAEIWRDGDLVGGLYGVCLGRCFFGESMFHRVTDASKVALVALVERLKARDFELLDCQMASAHLSSLGARAIPRNAFLQRLRRGGVMPSAHPQTGDFS comes from the coding sequence GTGCCTGTTTATCAGCTTATCGCCGATCCGGTTTTTCCACCTGTCGAACTCGCCGAAGAGGGCGGCCTCCTGGCCGTTGGCGGCGATCTGAATCCGCAGCGGTTGTTGCTGGCGTATTCCATGGGGATTTTTCCCTGGTTCAACGAAGGCGACCCGATCTTGTGGTGGTCACCCGATCCGCGTTTTATTCTCGAACTGAACGAACTGCGCATTTCGCGCAGCCTGGCTAAAATCCTGCGCCGCAAACTGTTCACCGTCACTTTTGACCAGGCTTTTGAGCAGGTCATCGACGCTTGCGCAGGGGTGCGCGCCCAAGCCGAAGGCACCTGGATCACCCCGGAGATGAAAGCGAGCTACCTGCGGCTGCATGAGATGGGCCATGCCCACTCGGCCGAGATCTGGCGAGACGGGGATTTGGTCGGCGGTCTTTACGGAGTCTGCCTGGGGCGTTGTTTCTTCGGCGAGTCCATGTTCCACCGCGTAACCGACGCTTCCAAGGTCGCCTTGGTGGCCCTGGTCGAACGTCTCAAGGCCAGGGATTTCGAGCTGCTCGACTGCCAGATGGCCAGTGCCCACCTGAGTTCCCTGGGGGCGCGGGCCATCCCCCGCAATGCGTTTCTTCAGCGCCTGCGCCGCGGCGGAGTCATGCCCTCAGCGCATCCCCAGACGGGGGATTTTTCCTGA
- a CDS encoding integron integrase yields MLSDFQRALDADKSLNPKHVPYLVRWVRDCYKFFRKAPAERLSLEQIQIYLSHLKSTREDWQIKQAEQALRRFDFFLSAKSAPLPVVADCNAWDQILAQTRDVLRVKQLALNTEKSYLAWIRQFQRFLGAKSPQGICFDDMRRFLSYLAVEREVSASTQNQALNAILFLFRNVLDIDTDETIDAVRAPKRRRLPVVLSSKEIQQVFAAMDGTPLLMAMLTYGCGLRLNECLNLRVKDLDMERGLVIVRSGKGDKDRRTVFPARLRDDLAAHLLEVRTLFDNDRNQDMNGVFLPKALERKYVNAGKEWGWFWVFPARGVSTDPRSGIIRRHHQHPSLLQRAFRDAIRSAAIAKPATIHTLRHSFATHLLEGGTDIRTIQDLLGHADLRTTMIYTHVAEKNTLGAISPLDR; encoded by the coding sequence ATGTTGAGTGATTTCCAAAGGGCGCTTGACGCCGATAAGTCGTTGAATCCAAAGCATGTTCCATATCTTGTTCGCTGGGTGCGGGATTGTTACAAATTCTTTCGCAAGGCCCCTGCCGAACGACTGTCACTCGAACAAATCCAGATTTACTTATCCCATCTGAAATCAACCCGCGAAGATTGGCAGATCAAGCAGGCGGAACAGGCTCTCAGGCGCTTTGATTTTTTTCTGTCCGCGAAATCGGCGCCGCTTCCCGTGGTGGCCGACTGCAACGCCTGGGACCAGATCCTTGCGCAAACGCGCGATGTCCTGCGCGTCAAGCAACTGGCTCTTAATACCGAGAAATCCTACCTCGCCTGGATTCGCCAATTCCAGCGTTTCCTGGGGGCCAAGTCACCCCAGGGGATTTGCTTTGACGACATGCGGCGTTTTTTGTCTTACCTGGCCGTGGAGCGCGAGGTTTCGGCCTCGACCCAGAATCAGGCATTAAATGCGATTCTCTTTCTCTTTCGGAATGTGCTCGACATCGATACCGACGAAACAATCGACGCGGTTCGGGCACCAAAGCGGCGGCGCCTGCCAGTTGTACTGTCTTCCAAAGAGATTCAGCAGGTCTTTGCGGCCATGGACGGAACGCCACTGCTGATGGCCATGCTGACCTACGGCTGCGGTCTGCGACTGAACGAATGCCTCAATCTCAGGGTCAAGGATCTCGACATGGAAAGAGGCTTGGTCATTGTGCGTTCGGGCAAGGGCGACAAGGATCGCCGCACGGTTTTTCCGGCCCGTCTTCGTGATGACCTGGCGGCTCATTTGCTCGAGGTGCGCACCCTGTTCGACAATGACCGTAATCAGGACATGAATGGCGTTTTTCTTCCCAAAGCTCTGGAACGAAAATACGTCAATGCCGGCAAGGAGTGGGGATGGTTCTGGGTTTTTCCGGCACGCGGCGTTTCAACAGACCCGCGCAGCGGGATCATTCGCCGCCATCACCAGCATCCCAGTCTTTTGCAGCGGGCTTTTCGCGATGCAATTCGCTCCGCGGCGATCGCCAAGCCGGCTACCATTCACACCCTGCGTCATTCCTTTGCCACCCACCTGCTTGAGGGTGGCACCGATATTCGCACGATTCAAGATCTGCTCGGGCATGCCGATTTGCGCACGACGATGATTTACACCCACGTCGCGGAAAAAAACACCTTGGGAGCCATCAGCCCGCTGGATCGTTGA
- a CDS encoding ATP-binding protein, which produces MMNYPPVNIDWAYLAEKIERLLDLSDEFLSRKLADEVDVDPQMFRDHVAFRWTHEGLLEAVAYPDIPDSAELLGIDDILLRLRQNTRQFVAGFPANNVLLWGERGTGKSSAVKSLLREFAEQGLRLVELHKDDLYHLPIITRALRSQPFRFILFCDELSFDESETGFRELKALLQGGIEAPPPNVLIYATANRRHLMPERFAERDAEAEIHPEEAVSEKLSLSDRFGITLGFYPINQALYLDIVSHLAARRQLDISPADLEREALQWALLRGARSGRVARQFIDDLSGRLALEQSA; this is translated from the coding sequence ATGATGAATTACCCCCCGGTGAATATTGACTGGGCCTACCTGGCCGAAAAAATCGAGCGTCTGCTGGATCTCTCCGACGAGTTTCTCAGCCGCAAACTGGCCGACGAGGTGGATGTGGATCCCCAGATGTTCCGCGACCACGTCGCCTTTCGCTGGACCCATGAAGGCCTGCTCGAAGCCGTGGCCTATCCCGACATTCCCGACAGCGCAGAGCTGCTCGGCATCGATGATATTCTGCTGCGCCTGCGGCAGAATACCCGCCAGTTCGTCGCCGGCTTTCCGGCCAACAATGTCTTGTTGTGGGGTGAGCGGGGTACGGGCAAATCCTCGGCGGTCAAGAGCCTGCTGCGCGAGTTTGCCGAACAGGGCCTGCGCCTCGTCGAACTGCACAAGGACGACCTCTACCACCTGCCGATCATCACCCGCGCCCTGCGCAGCCAGCCGTTTCGCTTCATTTTATTCTGCGACGAGCTGTCTTTCGACGAATCGGAAACCGGCTTTCGCGAACTCAAGGCGCTGCTCCAGGGCGGCATCGAGGCCCCGCCGCCCAATGTCCTGATCTATGCCACGGCCAACCGTCGGCACCTGATGCCGGAGCGTTTTGCGGAGCGCGACGCGGAGGCCGAAATCCACCCCGAAGAAGCCGTTTCGGAAAAACTCTCCCTATCGGATCGCTTCGGCATTACCCTGGGCTTTTATCCCATCAACCAGGCGCTCTACCTGGACATCGTCAGCCATCTGGCCGCGCGCCGCCAACTTGACATTTCCCCTGCGGACCTTGAGCGCGAAGCTCTGCAATGGGCCCTGTTGCGCGGCGCCCGCTCAGGACGAGTCGCCCGACAATTCATCGACGATCTCAGTGGACGCCTGGCCTTGGAACAATCTGCCTGA
- a CDS encoding J domain-containing protein, whose protein sequence is MSTAIQETEILKACRTLFGADVWLDRRFLLYLQHDGAKAAFRKRAKETHPDRFPGEPQVQQRQSEQFQAVTHAYDLINGFLSTRDRGQWQPRPPMHGAAAAPRPSEKYRRASSEATAPLLSRHYQIGLFLYARGFIPYRSLIEALVWQRRQRPAIGETARRWGWLNETAVRTVLNHRASARRFGEKAVELGLLTPFQVRTLLFYQRSKHPRLGQYFVEKGLLSESELEQLVLELRDHNQRVRNGRPSTQTTF, encoded by the coding sequence TTGAGTACCGCCATCCAAGAAACTGAAATCCTCAAGGCGTGTCGCACCCTCTTCGGAGCCGATGTCTGGTTGGATCGTCGTTTCCTGCTCTATCTGCAACACGACGGGGCCAAGGCCGCCTTCCGCAAGCGCGCCAAGGAAACTCATCCCGACCGCTTTCCCGGCGAGCCCCAGGTCCAGCAGCGACAATCCGAGCAATTTCAGGCTGTAACCCACGCCTACGATCTAATCAACGGCTTTCTCAGCACCCGTGACCGCGGCCAGTGGCAACCACGGCCACCCATGCACGGCGCGGCAGCCGCGCCGCGGCCCTCCGAAAAATATCGCCGAGCATCTTCCGAAGCAACGGCGCCGTTGCTCTCGCGGCACTATCAGATAGGCCTCTTTCTTTACGCGCGCGGATTCATCCCCTACCGCTCTCTGATCGAAGCTCTGGTCTGGCAGCGCCGCCAGCGTCCCGCCATCGGTGAAACCGCACGCCGTTGGGGCTGGCTCAACGAGACGGCTGTCCGCACGGTTCTCAACCACCGCGCCAGCGCCCGCCGCTTTGGCGAAAAAGCGGTTGAGCTGGGCTTGCTGACGCCCTTTCAGGTGCGCACACTGCTTTTTTATCAGCGCAGCAAACATCCGCGTCTCGGGCAGTACTTCGTGGAAAAGGGCCTATTGTCCGAATCCGAACTCGAACAGTTGGTGCTTGAGCTCAGAGACCACAACCAGCGGGTGCGCAATGGGCGCCCATCGACGCAAACCACCTTCTGA
- a CDS encoding PilZ domain-containing protein produces the protein MLSKYFKPGQKVQIYPQTGAASPDQLESLTAHVVNCGGEGLELSLPYQTHAGEEYPFQRDMVLDLVSQSFGLGVRARGRIAGLRDKSLIQVSCSTPLEAFQRRTQPRIEVSVGLRYARGRGNLRSMLDKWRKNVALLQQSCAAERRQNFTYRPANLSGGGIRFDCPEQIEPPELCMLLLELTPDTPPVCALAEIAWARPAEKPGWNTLGMQFTHISKADQKRIFDFVAQTRHRQEQAANEPDDS, from the coding sequence TTGCTCAGCAAATATTTCAAACCGGGACAGAAGGTCCAGATCTATCCGCAAACAGGCGCGGCCTCGCCGGATCAGCTCGAATCACTCACGGCCCATGTCGTCAATTGCGGCGGCGAGGGTCTGGAATTGTCGCTCCCTTACCAGACACACGCCGGCGAAGAATATCCTTTTCAAAGGGATATGGTCCTCGATCTCGTTTCCCAGTCCTTCGGCCTCGGGGTTCGGGCTCGCGGCCGCATCGCCGGGCTGCGCGACAAGAGTCTCATTCAGGTGAGCTGCTCGACCCCCCTGGAGGCTTTTCAGCGCCGCACCCAGCCCCGCATCGAGGTCTCCGTGGGCCTGCGTTATGCGCGTGGGCGCGGAAACCTGCGCTCCATGCTCGACAAGTGGCGAAAAAATGTCGCCTTGCTGCAACAGTCCTGCGCTGCTGAGCGGCGCCAGAACTTCACCTACCGCCCCGCCAATCTGAGCGGCGGCGGAATTCGTTTTGACTGCCCGGAGCAGATCGAGCCTCCCGAACTCTGCATGCTGCTGCTGGAACTCACCCCCGACACCCCACCGGTATGCGCCTTGGCCGAGATTGCCTGGGCACGGCCTGCCGAAAAGCCCGGCTGGAACACCCTGGGCATGCAATTTACCCACATCAGCAAGGCCGATCAGAAAAGAATCTTCGATTTTGTCGCCCAGACCCGGCACCGCCAAGAGCAAGCGGCAAACGAACCGGATGATTCCTGA
- a CDS encoding cytochrome c3 family protein, whose protein sequence is MKYFYFALLVLLGFPLFVEAGRIVDIATIEVDATGPVQFSHYRHLEKLGTNCKQCHNSLFHIRSSENPRVTMEDMAAGLSCGACHNGRQAFSATRNCYRCHPTREVNYSVPDIGDVLFSHQSHLSMFGCTDCHPELFRAGSGNPTVSMAQMEQGLSCGACHDGAGAFDVADNCAACHAM, encoded by the coding sequence ATGAAATACTTTTACTTCGCCCTGCTGGTGCTTCTGGGGTTCCCCCTATTTGTCGAGGCCGGGCGCATCGTCGATATCGCCACCATTGAGGTGGATGCCACCGGCCCGGTCCAGTTCAGCCACTACCGCCACCTGGAAAAGCTGGGAACCAATTGCAAGCAGTGCCACAACAGTCTCTTTCATATCCGCAGCTCTGAAAACCCCCGCGTCACCATGGAAGACATGGCCGCGGGCCTAAGTTGCGGGGCCTGCCACAATGGGCGCCAGGCTTTCAGCGCCACGCGTAACTGCTACCGCTGCCACCCCACCCGCGAGGTCAACTACTCGGTGCCCGATATCGGGGATGTGCTGTTCAGCCACCAATCCCACTTGTCGATGTTCGGCTGCACCGACTGCCATCCCGAGCTGTTCCGCGCCGGCAGTGGCAACCCGACCGTCAGCATGGCGCAAATGGAGCAGGGGCTTTCCTGCGGTGCCTGTCATGACGGCGCCGGCGCCTTCGATGTCGCAGATAATTGCGCAGCCTGTCATGCCATGTGA
- a CDS encoding THUMP domain-containing class I SAM-dependent RNA methyltransferase, whose translation MCVAQPLFDLFAVTAPGCETSCVAELDALGLPAVAEHGGVAFRGELADIYRANLWLRSASRILVRFAEIRACSFPELFQKSVRLPWGRFLRSQTPLEIRAVCRRSRLMHTGRIAETLTAAISRALGGNREPAGAQGPAQRVLVRFEDDRALISIDSSGELLHRRGYRLEQGAAPLRETLAAALLGEVGWQPHLPLWDPMCGSGTLLIEAAHLACRRAPGLQRTFAFEHWPRFRAGRWQVLRQQAMAAMTHPSALLLHGSELDPDLLAVAGRNAERAGVAEYLALRAGDFRHLSVPTGPGILLCNPPYGQRIGESHNLAAFFAEFGRFLRTRAVGWRGGFLLPDSGLARATGLNLRAGPVFAHGGLSVPLYLFSIS comes from the coding sequence GTGTGTGTGGCGCAACCCCTGTTTGATCTTTTTGCGGTGACGGCCCCGGGCTGCGAAACGAGCTGTGTGGCTGAACTCGACGCCCTGGGCCTGCCGGCCGTGGCGGAGCACGGCGGAGTCGCCTTTCGCGGCGAATTGGCCGACATCTACCGCGCCAATCTCTGGTTGCGCAGCGCGAGTCGCATTCTGGTGCGTTTTGCCGAAATCCGCGCCTGCAGCTTCCCCGAGTTGTTCCAGAAATCCGTGCGGCTGCCCTGGGGGCGTTTTCTTCGGTCACAGACGCCCCTGGAGATCCGCGCGGTGTGCCGCCGCTCACGATTGATGCATACCGGCCGCATCGCCGAAACCTTGACGGCCGCCATCAGCCGGGCGCTCGGGGGTAACCGGGAGCCAGCGGGCGCGCAAGGGCCTGCGCAACGGGTGCTGGTGCGTTTCGAGGATGATCGCGCCCTGATTTCCATCGACAGTTCCGGTGAATTGCTGCACCGGCGCGGCTATCGACTGGAGCAAGGGGCGGCGCCCCTGCGCGAAACTCTGGCCGCCGCCCTGCTGGGTGAGGTCGGCTGGCAGCCCCACCTGCCGCTCTGGGATCCGATGTGCGGTTCGGGCACCCTGTTGATTGAAGCGGCTCACCTGGCCTGCCGGCGCGCTCCAGGCTTGCAGCGCACCTTTGCCTTCGAGCACTGGCCGCGCTTTCGCGCGGGACGCTGGCAGGTGCTGCGGCAACAGGCGATGGCTGCCATGACCCATCCTTCTGCCTTGCTCCTGCACGGCAGCGAACTTGATCCGGACTTGCTCGCCGTTGCCGGACGTAACGCCGAGCGGGCAGGTGTGGCGGAGTATCTCGCTTTGCGCGCGGGAGATTTTCGCCACCTGTCGGTGCCGACCGGCCCCGGCATCCTGTTGTGTAACCCTCCTTATGGCCAACGGATCGGTGAGAGCCACAACCTTGCTGCGTTTTTTGCCGAGTTCGGCCGCTTTTTGCGCACCCGCGCGGTTGGCTGGCGGGGCGGCTTTCTGCTTCCCGATTCTGGTTTGGCGCGCGCCACGGGGCTGAATTTGCGCGCCGGGCCGGTTTTTGCCCACGGGGGGTTGTCGGTTCCTCTCTATCTTTTTTCTATATCTTGA
- a CDS encoding YqaA family protein, whose protein sequence is METLLAALASEHALIALFLTAFLAATLLPLGSEWLLVVLLLQGHPIVVTVLVATLGNTLGGATNYVIGWGGERWWRGRPPPLRQNLRLSRAQALMRRYGGLALLFSWLPIIGDPLCLVAGILRFPLIGFFILVGLGKLGRYAVLAWATQQAAGLA, encoded by the coding sequence ATGGAAACCCTGCTTGCCGCTCTGGCCTCGGAACATGCGCTCATCGCCCTGTTTCTCACCGCCTTTCTCGCCGCCACCCTGCTGCCCCTGGGTTCGGAATGGCTGCTGGTGGTGCTCTTGCTGCAAGGGCACCCCATCGTCGTGACGGTGCTGGTGGCGACTCTCGGCAATACCCTCGGCGGGGCGACCAATTATGTCATCGGCTGGGGGGGGGAGCGCTGGTGGCGGGGCCGCCCGCCCCCCCTGCGCCAGAACCTTCGCTTGAGCCGCGCGCAGGCGCTGATGCGCCGCTATGGCGGCCTGGCCTTGTTGTTTTCCTGGCTGCCGATAATCGGCGATCCGCTGTGTCTGGTGGCCGGGATTTTGCGTTTTCCTCTCATCGGTTTCTTTATCCTGGTCGGCCTGGGCAAGCTCGGTCGCTACGCCGTTCTCGCCTGGGCGACTCAGCAAGCCGCCGGCTTGGCGTGA
- a CDS encoding glyceraldehyde-3-phosphate dehydrogenase → MSISKSEAYFKDYKEREALAERMLPLIGALYRDHGVVISVYGRSITRGTAIDILKAHRFARQILENELSVRETYPVLEAMTKLELASARVDLGKLTVRYLSQGMDISVEQFVRQELGGINTGKASVLSEPQDVVLYGFGRIGRLLARILIDKTGGGDKLRLRAAVVRKGGPDDLIKRASLLRRDSVHGHFHGTIMVDEEENAIIANGNLIRLIYADSPEDIDYIQYGIKDALLIDNTGKWRDREGLSRHLKSKGVAKVILTAPGKGDLPNVVFGVNNELITADERIFTAASCTTNAIVPVLKAVNDRFGITQGHVETCHSYTNDQNLIDNYHAGNRRGRSAPLNMVITETGAAKAVAKAVPELAGKLTGNAIRVPTPNVSLAILNLELEQETSVEELNLYLRDTSLDSPLQNQIDYTNSPEVVSSDFVGSPFAGIVDSLATIVNGKRCVLYVWYDNEFGYSCQVVRMAEKLAGLDFPIYPH, encoded by the coding sequence ATGAGCATTTCCAAAAGCGAGGCGTATTTTAAAGACTACAAGGAGCGCGAGGCCCTGGCCGAGCGCATGCTGCCGTTGATCGGCGCTCTCTATCGCGACCACGGGGTGGTGATCAGCGTGTACGGGCGCTCCATCACGCGCGGCACGGCCATCGACATTCTCAAGGCGCACCGCTTCGCCCGCCAGATTCTCGAAAACGAGCTCTCGGTGCGCGAGACCTATCCGGTGCTTGAGGCCATGACCAAGCTGGAGTTGGCTTCGGCGCGTGTCGATTTGGGCAAGCTCACTGTGCGCTATCTGTCTCAGGGCATGGACATCTCGGTGGAGCAGTTCGTGCGCCAGGAACTAGGTGGGATCAACACCGGTAAGGCGTCCGTCCTCAGTGAACCCCAGGACGTGGTGCTGTACGGCTTCGGCCGCATCGGCCGGCTGCTGGCGCGCATTCTCATCGACAAAACCGGGGGCGGCGACAAGCTGCGCCTGCGCGCGGCAGTGGTGCGCAAAGGCGGGCCTGACGATCTGATCAAGCGCGCCAGCCTGTTGCGCCGTGATTCGGTGCATGGGCATTTTCACGGCACCATCATGGTGGACGAGGAAGAAAACGCCATTATCGCCAACGGCAACCTGATTCGGCTGATCTATGCCGACAGCCCGGAGGATATCGACTACATCCAGTATGGCATCAAGGACGCTCTGCTCATCGACAACACCGGCAAGTGGCGCGACCGCGAAGGGCTTTCGCGCCATCTCAAGTCCAAGGGCGTCGCCAAGGTGATTTTGACGGCTCCGGGCAAGGGCGATCTGCCTAACGTGGTGTTCGGCGTCAACAACGAGTTGATCACCGCCGACGAGCGGATTTTCACCGCCGCCAGTTGCACCACCAACGCCATCGTGCCGGTGCTCAAGGCGGTCAACGACCGTTTCGGCATCACTCAGGGGCATGTGGAAACCTGCCACAGCTACACCAACGACCAGAACCTTATCGACAACTACCACGCCGGCAATCGTCGCGGCCGCAGCGCACCCCTCAACATGGTCATTACGGAAACCGGCGCAGCCAAGGCTGTGGCCAAAGCCGTGCCTGAACTGGCCGGAAAGCTCACCGGCAATGCGATTCGTGTGCCGACGCCCAACGTCTCCCTGGCGATCCTTAATCTTGAACTGGAGCAGGAAACCAGCGTTGAGGAGCTTAACCTCTACCTGCGCGACACCTCTCTCGATTCGCCCCTGCAGAACCAGATCGACTACACCAACTCGCCGGAGGTCGTATCCAGCGACTTCGTCGGCTCGCCTTTCGCGGGCATCGTCGACTCTCTGGCCACCATCGTCAACGGCAAACGCTGCGTTCTCTACGTCTGGTATGACAATGAATTCGGCTACAGCTGTCAGGTGGTGCGCATGGCGGAGAAGCTGGCCGGACTGGATTTTCCCATCTATCCGCATTAA
- the rdgC gene encoding recombination-associated protein RdgC has product MGILSNTVSFLQYQVVGELPPGEPAEWAAPLLAKNAFVAIDNSSEESSSGWASLDDPQRVDFSENRDFFRPPYLSFSLRRDQRRVPAAVLRQHLERAEEEFLAAHPGLQRAPKDKREELRENVKGALLARTLPTPSLYDAVWDIERGILTFTGTNGKIAEIFEGHFRQTFDGLRLVALHPVARAREVIPEALRPVLDKENKATTDAVLEQIQENTWLGADFLRWLLARTVSGRSNFQVRRDGPAAQKENFIAFLDNRLLLAAGPQRVAVAGPQDHYREPRIALETGKEIAEATIFMEKGEDAWKTTLKGEQFLFRSFKAPSVKLEKDDITDEQSEREAIFYERMHVLAEGLQLFDSLLADFLEERLADDWPRRNQEMQEVLGLDREDEPNE; this is encoded by the coding sequence ATGGGCATCCTTTCAAATACCGTCAGTTTCCTGCAGTACCAGGTTGTGGGAGAGCTTCCTCCCGGCGAGCCCGCCGAGTGGGCCGCGCCGCTGCTGGCGAAAAACGCCTTTGTCGCCATTGACAACAGCAGCGAGGAGAGCTCCTCGGGATGGGCGAGCCTCGATGACCCGCAGCGGGTGGATTTTTCCGAGAACCGTGACTTTTTCCGCCCGCCGTACCTTAGCTTCTCTCTGCGCCGCGACCAGCGTCGGGTTCCCGCCGCGGTTCTGCGCCAGCACCTTGAGCGGGCCGAAGAAGAGTTTCTCGCCGCCCACCCCGGCTTGCAACGAGCTCCCAAAGACAAGCGCGAAGAATTGCGAGAGAATGTCAAGGGCGCGCTTCTCGCACGTACCCTGCCGACCCCGAGTCTTTACGATGCCGTCTGGGATATCGAACGAGGGATTCTGACCTTCACCGGCACCAATGGGAAAATCGCTGAAATTTTCGAGGGACATTTCCGTCAGACCTTCGATGGGCTTCGGCTTGTGGCCCTGCATCCTGTCGCCCGCGCTCGCGAGGTTATTCCCGAGGCACTGCGACCCGTCCTGGACAAGGAAAACAAAGCGACCACGGATGCTGTCCTTGAGCAGATTCAGGAAAACACCTGGCTCGGGGCTGATTTTCTGCGCTGGCTGCTGGCCCGTACAGTCAGCGGCCGCAGCAACTTCCAGGTGCGCCGCGACGGACCGGCAGCCCAGAAGGAAAATTTCATCGCTTTTCTTGACAATCGACTGCTGCTGGCCGCCGGTCCCCAACGGGTCGCGGTCGCCGGCCCCCAGGACCACTATCGCGAACCCCGCATTGCGCTGGAAACCGGCAAGGAGATCGCTGAAGCCACTATTTTCATGGAAAAAGGAGAAGACGCCTGGAAAACCACCCTCAAAGGTGAGCAGTTTCTGTTCCGCTCCTTCAAGGCGCCGAGCGTCAAACTTGAAAAAGACGACATCACCGATGAGCAGAGCGAGCGCGAAGCGATTTTTTATGAGCGCATGCACGTACTTGCCGAAGGCCTGCAGCTCTTCGACAGCCTTTTGGCGGACTTTCTCGAAGAACGTCTGGCCGACGACTGGCCGCGGCGCAATCAGGAAATGCAAGAAGTTCTGGGGTTGGATCGGGAAGATGAACCGAATGAATAA